In Fictibacillus halophilus, a single genomic region encodes these proteins:
- a CDS encoding carbohydrate ABC transporter permease — MAIVCFIPFLMMLVNATRSNEAILSGFTLIPGSALVENYQTMMSYINIWAGFKNSLFISVLVTLLSGYFSALTAYGFAFYVFKGKNAMFVFMLVMMMVPGQLGLIGFYELCKNLGILDTYIPLIIPAAASPFVVFFLRQYILTTLHPSLIEAARIDGASEFKIFHTIAIPIMMPAIATMSIFTFIGSWNNYIMPLVVLFSPEKFTLPVLMGFLKGSQVAQNLGSMYLGIAISVVPIMVAFLFLSKYIVNSISAGSIKE, encoded by the coding sequence ATGGCCATCGTATGCTTCATTCCGTTCTTAATGATGCTTGTAAACGCTACACGTTCAAATGAAGCAATCCTCTCAGGCTTTACTCTAATTCCTGGGAGTGCGTTAGTTGAAAACTACCAAACGATGATGAGCTACATCAATATTTGGGCGGGCTTTAAGAACAGCTTATTCATCTCAGTTCTCGTGACGTTATTGTCGGGGTACTTTTCAGCGTTAACAGCTTATGGATTTGCGTTCTACGTGTTCAAAGGTAAGAATGCGATGTTCGTTTTCATGCTAGTGATGATGATGGTCCCTGGTCAGTTAGGGTTAATCGGCTTTTATGAACTTTGTAAAAACTTAGGAATATTGGATACGTATATTCCGTTAATCATCCCAGCTGCAGCAAGTCCTTTCGTGGTGTTCTTTTTGCGCCAATACATCTTAACAACGTTGCACCCGAGTTTAATTGAGGCAGCACGAATTGATGGTGCAAGTGAATTTAAAATCTTTCATACGATCGCAATTCCAATCATGATGCCTGCGATCGCAACGATGTCTATCTTTACGTTTATCGGATCATGGAACAACTACATCATGCCGTTAGTCGTTTTATTCTCACCTGAAAAGTTCACTCTTCCAGTATTGATGGGCTTCTTAAAAGGCTCGCAAGTGGCTCAAAACCTGGGTTCCATGTATTTAGGGATTGCGATATCAGTAGTACCGATCATGGTAGCTTTTCTATTTTTATCAAAATATATCGTCAACAGCATTTCAGCAGGTTCTATCAAAGAATAG
- a CDS encoding ABC transporter substrate-binding protein yields MKRKLSIFLAAILLVGLFAGCSSDSKTSGNGKKDVDLRIWSFTDELKKPIKTFEEKNGVKVELTIVPIADYPTKLKPVLESGVGAPDVFTGEIAFLKQWVDAGYWENLSEKPYNADKLSDKYVPYVFDLGKDKDGNVRALSWQTTPGGIYYKRSIAKEVLGTDDPTQVGEMMSSMDKVFEVADKMKSKGYSMFPDEGAIRWFTQGDNPQPWVNDKNELQLTDEKMDYMDYSKKLRDNQYTALAPEWSPSWFEGMDKPIKVKEGGKEKETQVFSYVLPTWGLHSVLKTNVKESVGDWAVTSGPSPYFWGGTWLGVYNKSDNKELAYKFVKMMTQDDEFLTSWSKETGDVLSYLPVTETIKDDFSDKFLGGQNNYQFFLDQSTKITPGIVTKYDQQLDTLYGNAVQQYVTGKKSKKEAIKEFYQKAQNAYPDIKVPKK; encoded by the coding sequence ATGAAAAGGAAATTAAGTATCTTTTTGGCAGCTATATTGTTGGTGGGATTATTTGCAGGTTGTTCAAGTGATTCAAAGACATCAGGTAATGGAAAAAAAGATGTTGATTTAAGAATCTGGTCGTTTACGGATGAATTAAAAAAACCGATCAAAACATTTGAGGAAAAGAACGGTGTAAAAGTGGAGTTAACGATTGTTCCGATCGCTGACTATCCGACAAAATTAAAGCCCGTACTTGAAAGTGGCGTTGGAGCACCTGACGTATTCACGGGTGAGATCGCCTTCTTAAAGCAATGGGTAGATGCAGGTTATTGGGAGAACTTATCTGAGAAGCCTTATAACGCTGATAAACTTTCTGATAAGTATGTACCTTATGTATTTGACCTTGGTAAAGATAAAGATGGTAATGTACGTGCCCTCTCATGGCAAACAACGCCTGGAGGCATCTATTATAAGCGAAGCATCGCTAAGGAAGTATTAGGAACAGACGATCCAACTCAAGTTGGAGAGATGATGAGCTCGATGGATAAGGTGTTTGAAGTAGCAGATAAGATGAAGTCAAAAGGCTATAGCATGTTTCCAGATGAAGGAGCGATCCGCTGGTTCACACAAGGAGACAACCCACAGCCTTGGGTAAACGATAAGAATGAGCTTCAGCTTACAGATGAAAAAATGGATTACATGGACTACTCAAAAAAGCTTCGTGATAATCAATACACAGCTTTAGCACCTGAATGGTCACCATCTTGGTTCGAAGGCATGGATAAGCCGATCAAGGTAAAAGAGGGTGGCAAGGAAAAAGAAACGCAAGTGTTTTCCTATGTTCTTCCTACATGGGGATTACATAGCGTTCTGAAAACGAACGTTAAGGAATCTGTTGGAGACTGGGCAGTAACAAGCGGTCCGAGCCCTTATTTCTGGGGTGGAACATGGCTTGGGGTTTACAACAAATCGGATAACAAAGAACTTGCTTATAAATTTGTGAAAATGATGACGCAGGACGATGAGTTCTTAACATCTTGGAGTAAAGAAACAGGTGATGTCCTTTCTTATCTACCTGTAACAGAGACGATTAAAGACGACTTTAGCGATAAGTTTTTAGGTGGACAGAACAACTATCAATTCTTCCTAGATCAATCTACTAAGATCACACCAGGAATTGTGACGAAGTACGATCAACAGCTAGATACGCTCTACGGAAATGCCGTTCAGCAATATGTGACAGGGAAGAAATCTAAAAAAGAAGCAATTAAAGAATTCTATCAAAAAGCACAAAATGCTTATCCAGACATAAAAGTACCGAAAAAATAA
- a CDS encoding carbohydrate ABC transporter permease, translating to MKNLNRYGYFFIAPFWLVFLVFSIYPVALTFYYSFTNYTGSGEAQLVGLANYKRLLTDTYFVEAFFNTWKIWGVNFALQMGLALILAMIFSDMRIKLKGIAFFRSIFYLPNLITISSVALLFGILLDWQHGSLNMMLMKLGIISDPINWLNEPTSAQLSVSLILTWMWFGHSFIVVMAGVSGISKDYYEAALIDGANRWQTFSKITIPLLKPILLYIMITSLIGGLQLFDLPMLLTDGIGSPDGSLNTMVLYLYNQAFKYNNYGYAAAVAYGLFVITLIFSAFIFKGMYGKERKQPRQV from the coding sequence ATGAAAAATTTAAACCGTTATGGCTATTTTTTTATTGCTCCGTTTTGGCTCGTCTTCTTAGTGTTCAGTATATATCCCGTCGCCCTAACCTTTTATTATAGCTTTACCAATTATACAGGGAGTGGTGAAGCTCAGTTAGTAGGGCTAGCAAACTATAAACGACTCCTCACAGACACCTATTTTGTTGAAGCCTTTTTTAACACATGGAAAATATGGGGTGTGAACTTTGCGCTTCAAATGGGACTTGCTCTCATCTTGGCTATGATTTTTTCAGATATGAGAATCAAGTTAAAAGGAATCGCATTTTTCCGATCAATCTTTTACCTTCCGAATCTAATTACGATCAGTTCCGTTGCTCTATTATTCGGTATTTTACTAGATTGGCAGCACGGATCGTTAAACATGATGTTAATGAAGCTAGGAATTATCTCAGATCCAATTAACTGGCTGAACGAACCAACGAGTGCACAGCTATCTGTGTCACTGATCTTAACTTGGATGTGGTTTGGTCACTCCTTTATCGTCGTAATGGCAGGTGTATCTGGCATATCGAAGGACTACTACGAAGCAGCATTAATCGATGGTGCAAATCGCTGGCAGACGTTTTCAAAGATTACGATTCCGCTCTTAAAGCCTATCCTGCTTTATATCATGATTACCTCGCTCATTGGAGGTCTTCAATTGTTTGATCTACCGATGCTTTTAACAGATGGAATAGGATCACCAGATGGCTCATTGAATACGATGGTGCTCTATTTATACAATCAAGCCTTCAAGTATAACAATTACGGGTACGCTGCTGCAGTAGCATACGGATTATTTGTTATAACGCTCATCTTCTCTGCTTTTATTTTCAAGGGGATGTATGGGAAAGAACGTAAACAACCAAGGCAGGTGTAA